A region of Saccharococcus thermophilus DNA encodes the following proteins:
- a CDS encoding response regulator transcription factor encodes MKIKVIIADDNSFVREGMRIILSTYDEFEVVATVNDGQEAFRYCKNHDVDIALLDVRMPNMNGVEATKLICEQTKTKPLILTTFDDDEHILDAIRNGAKGYFLKNTDPERIREAIKAVYNGNIIMQDVVMEKIKSSLKEEKEAEPKVDKSLFTEREMEIMSLIAKGLSNKEISKQLFISEGTIANYITSILDKTGLQHRTQIAIYYLTGKIS; translated from the coding sequence ATGAAAATAAAAGTCATTATAGCCGATGATAATTCCTTTGTTCGCGAAGGAATGCGAATTATATTAAGCACGTACGATGAGTTTGAGGTCGTAGCGACAGTGAACGATGGACAAGAGGCATTCCGTTACTGCAAGAATCATGATGTAGATATCGCGCTATTGGATGTGCGCATGCCGAACATGAACGGAGTCGAAGCGACCAAACTCATATGTGAGCAAACAAAGACGAAACCTCTTATACTCACTACTTTTGATGACGATGAACATATTCTAGATGCCATCCGAAACGGCGCGAAAGGATATTTTTTGAAAAATACCGACCCAGAGAGAATACGGGAGGCGATTAAAGCAGTATATAACGGAAATATCATTATGCAGGATGTCGTAATGGAAAAGATCAAGTCCAGCTTAAAAGAAGAAAAAGAAGCAGAGCCTAAAGTCGACAAAAGCCTTTTTACGGAAAGAGAAATGGAAATTATGTCTCTCATTGCGAAAGGTCTTTCGAATAAAGAGATTTCGAAGCAGCTTTTTATATCGGAAGGAACGATCGCCAATTACATCACTTCGATTTTAGATAAAACAGGATTACAGCATCGCACACAGATCGCCATTTATTATTTAACAGGAAAAATTAGTTGA
- a CDS encoding DUF3949 domain-containing protein: MPSAWLFFGGIALLYFFVMVPIQYLYISGIKERARKSKLSQEQMYQNMSFEEEQLHYHMQGNIMNWPAAIVAHFLYRLRHRNTKA; this comes from the coding sequence ATGCCGTCTGCATGGCTATTTTTTGGAGGCATTGCTTTGCTGTATTTCTTTGTGATGGTTCCAATTCAATATTTGTATATATCAGGAATAAAAGAACGGGCAAGAAAATCGAAGCTTTCGCAAGAACAAATGTATCAGAACATGTCGTTTGAAGAAGAGCAGCTCCATTACCATATGCAAGGAAATATAATGAATTGGCCTGCTGCGATTGTCGCTCATTTTTTGTATCGATTGCGCCATCGCAATACAAAGGCGTAA
- a CDS encoding DinB family protein, whose amino-acid sequence MTRTQKFVQYFLSHRNVTVELINKIEEKHYDYKPTPTSMPAKDLATHILFSFYKFANTAKHGDPALFTQKIEETETNLQKLAQTYTEKTKQLLESLTDEDFERVLDLTNVFGAKIPTAQFLQMAMDHEIHHKGQLFVYVREMGHTDLPLFVKRG is encoded by the coding sequence ATGACCCGAACACAGAAATTTGTACAATACTTTTTGTCTCACCGTAATGTCACGGTAGAGCTAATTAACAAAATCGAAGAAAAACATTACGACTACAAGCCGACACCAACGTCGATGCCGGCAAAAGATTTAGCCACTCATATTCTTTTCAGCTTTTATAAATTCGCCAACACCGCAAAACATGGAGATCCAGCGTTATTTACACAAAAAATTGAGGAAACGGAGACCAATTTGCAAAAGCTTGCCCAAACATATACGGAAAAAACGAAGCAATTGCTGGAATCCCTTACTGATGAAGACTTCGAACGCGTTTTAGATCTCACGAACGTATTTGGCGCGAAAATCCCAACAGCGCAATTTTTGCAAATGGCAATGGACCATGAAATCCACCATAAAGGCCAGCTCTTCGTATACGTCCGCGAAATGGGGCATACCGACTTGCCATTGTTTGTCAAACGCGGTTAA
- a CDS encoding DsbA family oxidoreductase produces MKIEVWSDFVCPFCYIGKRRLERALEQFPHKDQVEVVFRSFELDPNAKKHYDMTIHEIIAKKYGISVEEAKRVNADIGRQAESVGLTFRFDTMKPTNTFDAHRLAKYAEERGKLPEMAERLFQAYFTDSKRISDHDVLIELASEAGLDREEARQVLESSRYTDEVRKDEAEAARLGVRGVPFFVLNRKYAISGAQPTEVFMQALEKVWEEENANSPLQPLASDGGGQCTDGSCQIE; encoded by the coding sequence ATGAAAATAGAAGTTTGGTCCGATTTTGTCTGTCCATTTTGCTATATTGGGAAACGCCGGTTGGAAAGAGCGCTTGAGCAGTTTCCGCATAAAGACCAAGTTGAAGTCGTGTTCCGCAGTTTTGAGCTGGATCCAAACGCGAAAAAGCATTATGATATGACGATCCATGAAATTATCGCGAAAAAATACGGCATTTCGGTTGAAGAAGCGAAAAGGGTCAATGCCGATATTGGCAGACAGGCAGAGTCGGTCGGGCTGACATTTCGCTTTGATACGATGAAGCCGACGAATACGTTCGACGCCCACCGCCTTGCCAAATATGCGGAAGAGAGAGGAAAACTTCCGGAAATGGCGGAGCGGCTGTTTCAAGCCTATTTTACCGATTCGAAACGGATTAGCGACCATGACGTGCTCATCGAGCTGGCTAGCGAAGCCGGTCTGGATCGGGAGGAAGCGAGACAAGTTCTCGAAAGCAGCCGCTATACCGATGAAGTGAGAAAGGATGAGGCGGAGGCGGCCCGTTTGGGTGTCCGCGGCGTGCCGTTCTTTGTGCTGAACCGCAAATACGCGATTTCCGGCGCGCAGCCGACAGAAGTGTTTATGCAGGCGCTTGAAAAAGTATGGGAAGAGGAAAACGCAAACTCGCCATTGCAGCCGCTGGCATCGGACGGAGGGGGCCAATGCACAGACGGCAGCTGCCAGATCGAATAG
- a CDS encoding DUF5050 domain-containing protein, giving the protein MRKYWILLCTIFILFLSFPLSSHAASKEIYYTVKGSSKISPGIYKAIPNGKPVPVLKEKVYKMKQTTKPPLNFIDTKEVYINERIAQAADYKTNVELNNEPIQYIQVVGENIYFTKLLARALLTEGYCRGTPSDILEIYKRSSNGKITKVISDKVSSLTANPFKVIGSYIYYAKIENEAMGNFTIIKSTLDGKKKQVLYKGVTDFWIAQNQIYFIKNGELYWMGLDGKGVKRASAIQSELYGDSGCAPGNYFILDEGFHWIEDSGDTTIDYYYFDFASKKVTKLPSPTTYDDVQSIDLKKNRFVAEKFSGSYAIVGLYDLKGKLIKKLLTYDYLKSETYIYSVSAKNGQLLYIQGTSLKKITF; this is encoded by the coding sequence ATGAGAAAATATTGGATACTATTATGTACAATATTCATCCTTTTCTTGTCTTTTCCTTTATCTAGTCATGCGGCATCTAAAGAAATTTATTACACGGTGAAAGGCAGCTCAAAAATATCCCCAGGCATTTATAAAGCGATACCAAATGGAAAACCAGTTCCAGTATTAAAAGAAAAAGTATATAAAATGAAACAAACAACTAAACCGCCCCTAAACTTCATAGACACTAAAGAGGTTTACATTAATGAACGCATTGCTCAAGCAGCCGATTATAAAACCAATGTTGAATTGAATAACGAACCTATTCAGTATATTCAGGTGGTTGGAGAAAATATATACTTTACTAAACTACTTGCCCGCGCCCTTTTGACTGAAGGTTACTGTAGAGGAACTCCTTCTGATATATTAGAAATTTACAAACGCAGCAGCAACGGTAAAATCACAAAAGTAATAAGCGATAAAGTTTCTTCGCTTACCGCAAATCCATTTAAAGTAATTGGCTCTTATATTTACTACGCAAAAATCGAAAATGAGGCAATGGGTAATTTTACGATCATCAAATCCACGTTAGATGGAAAGAAAAAGCAAGTCCTATATAAAGGCGTAACGGACTTTTGGATAGCGCAAAACCAAATTTATTTTATTAAAAACGGAGAGCTCTATTGGATGGGGCTCGATGGCAAAGGAGTTAAACGAGCTTCGGCTATCCAATCAGAACTTTATGGTGACAGTGGGTGTGCACCTGGAAATTACTTCATTTTAGATGAGGGATTTCATTGGATCGAGGATTCAGGAGACACAACTATAGACTATTATTATTTCGATTTTGCAAGTAAAAAAGTCACGAAACTCCCTTCCCCTACAACATATGATGACGTTCAAAGCATCGATTTGAAGAAAAACCGCTTTGTTGCCGAAAAGTTTAGTGGATCTTATGCGATCGTTGGCTTATATGATTTGAAAGGAAAATTGATTAAGAAACTGTTGACATATGATTATCTGAAATCAGAAACTTACATTTATTCGGTTAGTGCAAAAAATGGACAACTACTATATATTCAAGGAACAAGTTTGAAAAAGATCACATTTTAA
- a CDS encoding DinB family protein, with product MQVLEHLYLMEMYIANMIADTLANGIIQPVKEKPIHLTVNHLKKVQAPSFSIPSDQFKTLEEVKEKLRQSRQLLMKVSKEATPSDLEQKSFPHPAFGPISLKQWISFVGYHEKRHLVQIEELKVKL from the coding sequence ATGCAAGTGCTGGAACATCTTTATTTGATGGAAATGTACATCGCGAACATGATTGCCGATACGCTCGCAAACGGCATCATCCAGCCAGTAAAAGAAAAACCAATCCATCTGACGGTGAACCATTTGAAAAAAGTGCAAGCTCCGTCATTTAGCATTCCAAGCGATCAGTTTAAGACACTAGAAGAAGTGAAAGAAAAACTCCGCCAATCGCGCCAGCTATTGATGAAAGTCTCCAAAGAAGCAACCCCTTCCGATTTAGAGCAAAAATCGTTCCCACATCCCGCATTCGGACCAATAAGCTTAAAACAATGGATTTCATTTGTCGGCTACCATGAAAAGCGCCATCTCGTCCAAATCGAGGAATTAAAAGTGAAGTTATAG
- a CDS encoding DUF2269 family protein, with translation MTTFYKILVFIHIFSAILGMGPSFILIHVVKSAKTMTQLKYAYEMRRQLHTFVMIGGTLLLITGLLMGLLNTGLFQMGWYVTSLVLFLIALAMGPLVLAPKSKPLKRLLETYKGEDIPEEYTRLSNQLFRYERIENGIFLIIIALMILKPF, from the coding sequence ATGACAACATTTTATAAAATTCTTGTTTTCATACATATTTTTTCAGCGATATTAGGTATGGGACCAAGTTTTATTTTAATTCATGTCGTAAAATCCGCGAAAACAATGACGCAACTAAAATATGCTTACGAAATGAGACGGCAGCTGCATACGTTCGTTATGATCGGAGGTACGCTTTTACTTATTACAGGTTTGTTAATGGGACTTTTAAATACAGGCTTATTTCAAATGGGTTGGTATGTGACAAGCCTTGTTCTCTTCTTAATTGCACTCGCGATGGGACCGCTTGTATTAGCGCCTAAATCCAAACCATTAAAACGTTTGTTAGAAACTTATAAGGGAGAAGACATACCAGAGGAATATACACGTTTATCCAATCAGCTTTTTCGTTATGAGCGCATAGAAAATGGTATTTTCTTAATCATTATTGCACTCATGATTCTAAAACCGTTTTGA
- a CDS encoding MerR family transcriptional regulator, producing MAMKVKEVADLVGISVRTLHYYDEIGLLTPEKVTESGYRLYTDNDLEKLQQILFFKELGFPLKKIKEIINSPSFDRHEALVLQRKMLLEKRRRLDKMIATIDKTIQHMKGEIQMTNKEKFEGFDFSHNPYEQEARERWGDEAVDKANAKIGSMSKDEQEAMAKAMNSIYKKLAALRHGSPESEEAQAAIKEWYDFLNNFGNYSLEAFKGLGQMYVDDERFTKNIDQFGEGLAKFMRDAMAVFADQNKK from the coding sequence ATGGCAATGAAAGTGAAAGAAGTTGCGGATTTAGTTGGCATTAGTGTGCGCACACTGCATTATTATGATGAAATCGGGCTGTTAACCCCAGAGAAGGTAACGGAATCCGGTTATCGCCTTTACACAGATAATGATCTTGAGAAATTACAACAAATCTTATTTTTCAAAGAACTCGGCTTCCCTTTAAAGAAAATCAAAGAAATTATCAATAGTCCTTCGTTTGATCGTCATGAGGCGTTGGTGCTGCAACGGAAAATGTTGCTTGAGAAACGCAGGCGGCTCGATAAAATGATTGCGACGATTGATAAAACCATTCAGCATATGAAAGGAGAAATTCAAATGACAAACAAAGAGAAGTTTGAAGGCTTTGACTTTAGTCATAATCCATATGAACAAGAAGCCCGTGAGCGCTGGGGAGATGAAGCCGTTGACAAAGCAAATGCCAAAATCGGGAGCATGTCTAAAGATGAACAAGAAGCTATGGCTAAAGCGATGAATTCGATCTATAAAAAACTTGCGGCCCTTCGCCACGGCTCGCCTGAATCAGAGGAGGCGCAAGCCGCGATTAAAGAATGGTATGACTTTTTGAATAACTTCGGTAATTACTCGCTCGAAGCGTTCAAAGGATTAGGTCAAATGTATGTGGACGATGAACGCTTCACCAAAAACATCGACCAATTTGGGGAAGGGTTAGCGAAATTTATGCGCGACGCCATGGCAGTCTTTGCGGATCAAAACAAAAAATAA
- a CDS encoding flavin reductase family protein codes for MDAKAKKTALRGITYGLYIVGTKDENGAANAFAGNWLTQTSFNPPLVAVAVKVGTRSQEQIAKSGVFSVNILETGQKDMVTAFFKSLEPEGNKLAGYEFYTEETGCPIFKDALSFFECKVVEKVEKGDHYIYVGEVINAGVHREGDPLTLKETGFYYGG; via the coding sequence ATGGATGCCAAGGCGAAAAAAACGGCTTTACGCGGAATTACATACGGTTTATACATTGTCGGCACAAAAGATGAAAATGGCGCTGCCAATGCTTTTGCGGGAAACTGGCTGACACAAACGTCTTTTAATCCTCCATTGGTAGCGGTTGCAGTGAAAGTAGGCACCCGTTCCCAAGAGCAAATTGCCAAAAGTGGCGTATTTAGCGTCAATATTTTAGAGACAGGCCAAAAGGATATGGTCACCGCTTTCTTTAAATCTTTAGAACCGGAAGGAAATAAGCTGGCAGGGTACGAATTCTATACCGAGGAAACAGGATGCCCGATTTTTAAAGATGCGCTCAGTTTCTTTGAGTGCAAAGTCGTCGAAAAAGTAGAAAAAGGCGATCACTATATTTATGTAGGCGAAGTAATCAATGCGGGTGTGCATCGGGAAGGTGATCCGCTGACACTGAAGGAAACCGGATTTTATTACGGGGGGTAA
- the glmS gene encoding glutamine--fructose-6-phosphate transaminase (isomerizing) has protein sequence MCGIVGYIGYQDVKEILLRGLEKLEYRGYDSAGIAMLNDEGVHLFKEKGRIADLRNVVDGTVSASIGIGHTRWATHGAPSRVNAHPHQSASSRFTLVHNGVIENYAILKREYLQDVAFRSDTDTEVIVQLVEKFVNDGLSVEEAFRKTLTLLKGSYAIAMIDAENQEVIYVAKNKSPLLVGLGHGFNVVASDAMAMLQVTNQFVELMDKEMVIVTREDITIKTLNGDIVKRAPYTAELDASDIEKGTYPHYMLKEIDEQPFVMRRIIQKYQDENGQLTIDPQIIQEVLNADRLYIIACGTSYHAGLVGKQLIEKWAKIPVEVHVASEFSYNMPLLSEKPLFIYISQSGETADSRAVLVQTNKLGYKAITITNVPGSTLSREADYTLLLHAGPEIAVASTKAYTAQIAVLAILAVTTAKAKGIELDFDLVKELAITANVMEMLCDAKEEMEKIAREYLAATRNCFFIGRAVDYYVCLEGALKLKEISYIQAEGFAGGELKHGTIALIEDGTPVIALATQEHVNLNIRGNVKEVVARGANPCIISMRGLETDEDRFVIPAVHPMLTPLVSVVPLQLIAYYAALHRGCDVDKPRNLAKSVTVE, from the coding sequence ATGTGCGGAATTGTTGGTTATATTGGCTACCAAGACGTAAAGGAAATTTTATTGCGCGGATTGGAAAAATTAGAGTATCGCGGCTATGACTCGGCAGGCATTGCCATGCTAAACGATGAAGGCGTTCATTTATTTAAAGAAAAAGGCCGTATTGCTGATTTACGTAATGTCGTTGACGGGACGGTGAGCGCATCGATCGGAATCGGCCATACGCGCTGGGCGACGCACGGAGCGCCAAGCCGTGTGAATGCACACCCGCATCAAAGCGCATCGAGCCGCTTTACGTTAGTGCATAATGGTGTGATTGAAAACTATGCGATTTTAAAACGCGAATATTTGCAAGATGTCGCGTTTCGCAGCGATACGGATACGGAAGTGATCGTGCAGCTTGTTGAAAAATTTGTAAACGATGGTCTTTCTGTCGAAGAAGCGTTCCGCAAAACATTAACATTGTTGAAAGGTTCTTATGCCATCGCAATGATTGATGCGGAAAATCAAGAAGTTATTTATGTCGCGAAAAATAAAAGCCCGTTGCTAGTCGGACTCGGTCATGGTTTCAATGTGGTAGCGAGCGATGCAATGGCGATGCTCCAAGTCACCAACCAATTCGTCGAGTTAATGGACAAAGAAATGGTGATCGTGACAAGAGAAGACATTACGATTAAAACATTGAACGGTGATATCGTCAAACGCGCTCCATATACAGCGGAATTGGATGCCAGCGACATTGAAAAAGGCACCTATCCGCACTACATGTTAAAAGAAATCGATGAGCAGCCGTTTGTGATGCGCCGTATTATCCAAAAATATCAGGATGAGAACGGTCAGTTGACGATTGATCCGCAAATCATTCAAGAAGTGCTGAATGCGGACCGTTTATATATTATTGCGTGCGGAACGAGCTATCACGCTGGTTTGGTCGGTAAGCAATTGATCGAAAAATGGGCGAAAATTCCGGTTGAAGTCCATGTGGCAAGCGAGTTTTCTTACAATATGCCATTGTTGTCGGAAAAGCCGCTTTTCATTTACATTTCGCAAAGCGGCGAAACGGCAGACAGCCGGGCGGTGCTAGTGCAAACAAACAAACTTGGCTACAAAGCAATTACGATTACGAACGTTCCAGGCTCGACGCTGTCCCGTGAAGCTGATTATACGCTATTGCTTCACGCCGGTCCGGAAATCGCCGTTGCTTCTACGAAAGCATATACAGCGCAAATCGCCGTGCTTGCCATTTTAGCGGTCACTACGGCGAAGGCAAAAGGGATCGAGCTTGATTTTGACCTCGTCAAAGAATTGGCTATCACTGCCAATGTGATGGAGATGTTGTGCGACGCGAAAGAGGAAATGGAGAAAATCGCGCGCGAATATTTAGCGGCAACGCGCAACTGTTTCTTTATCGGCCGTGCCGTTGACTACTATGTATGCCTGGAAGGTGCATTAAAACTAAAAGAAATCTCTTATATTCAAGCAGAAGGATTCGCCGGCGGCGAATTGAAGCATGGGACGATCGCTTTAATTGAAGACGGCACCCCAGTTATCGCCTTGGCGACACAAGAGCATGTGAACTTGAACATTCGCGGCAATGTTAAAGAAGTCGTCGCTCGCGGCGCCAACCCATGCATCATTTCGATGCGTGGCTTAGAGACAGACGAAGACCGCTTCGTTATTCCAGCGGTTCACCCAATGCTTACTCCGCTCGTTTCCGTCGTGCCGCTGCAGCTGATCGCGTACTACGCGGCATTACATCGCGGCTGCGACGTTGACAAACCGCGTAACTTGGCGAAGAGCGTGACGGTTGAATAA
- the glmM gene encoding phosphoglucosamine mutase: MGKYFGTDGVRGVANRELTPELAFKIGRCGGYVLTKSEERPKVLIGRDTRISGHMLEGALVAGLLSIGAEVMRLGVISTPGVAYLTKALGAQAGIMISASHNPVQDNGIKFFGPDGFKLSDEQEREIEELIDSPEDMLPRPIGKALGQVNDYFEGGQKYLQYLKQTIDEDFSGLKIALDCAHGATSSLATHLFADLEADVVTMGASPNGLNINEGVGSTHPEALAAFVKEKGADVGLAFDGDGDRLIAVDEHGNIVDGDQIMYICAKYLKETGRLKHQTVVSTVMSNLGFYKALEAQGIQSVQTAVGDRYVVEEMKKNGYNLGGEQSGHIIFLDYNTTGDGLLTALQLVNIMKIKGKPLSELASEMKKYPQLLVNVKVADKEKVMENEKVKAVIQEVEAEMNGNGRVLVRPSGTEPVVRVMAEAPTEEACRNYVERIASVIREEMGME, from the coding sequence ATGGGTAAATATTTTGGTACTGACGGTGTACGCGGAGTAGCGAATCGAGAGTTGACACCAGAGCTGGCGTTTAAAATCGGGCGCTGCGGCGGATATGTATTGACCAAAAGTGAAGAACGCCCGAAAGTGTTAATTGGCCGTGACACTCGTATTTCCGGCCATATGCTCGAAGGAGCGCTTGTTGCCGGATTGCTTTCGATCGGGGCAGAAGTTATGCGGCTCGGTGTCATCTCCACCCCAGGGGTCGCTTATTTAACGAAGGCGTTAGGGGCGCAGGCAGGCATTATGATTTCGGCGTCTCATAACCCTGTTCAAGATAATGGAATTAAATTTTTTGGTCCGGACGGGTTTAAACTATCGGACGAGCAAGAAAGAGAAATTGAAGAGCTAATCGACAGCCCAGAAGATATGCTGCCAAGACCGATCGGCAAAGCGTTAGGGCAAGTGAACGATTATTTTGAAGGCGGGCAAAAATATTTACAATATTTAAAGCAGACGATTGATGAAGACTTTTCCGGTCTGAAAATCGCACTTGACTGCGCGCACGGGGCTACTTCATCGTTGGCGACGCATCTATTTGCCGATTTGGAAGCAGATGTTGTCACGATGGGCGCCTCACCAAACGGACTGAACATTAACGAAGGAGTAGGCTCCACCCATCCGGAAGCATTAGCGGCGTTTGTGAAGGAAAAAGGTGCCGATGTTGGACTTGCCTTTGACGGCGATGGCGACCGCCTCATTGCTGTTGATGAACATGGCAATATCGTAGATGGCGATCAAATTATGTACATTTGCGCCAAATACTTAAAAGAAACCGGGCGGTTGAAGCATCAAACGGTTGTTTCTACCGTGATGAGCAACCTTGGGTTCTACAAAGCGCTCGAAGCGCAAGGAATTCAAAGTGTACAAACCGCGGTCGGCGACCGCTATGTAGTCGAGGAAATGAAGAAAAACGGCTACAATTTAGGCGGGGAACAGTCAGGACACATTATTTTCCTTGACTATAACACGACAGGAGACGGATTGCTGACGGCGCTGCAACTTGTCAATATTATGAAAATCAAGGGAAAACCACTGTCCGAGCTGGCGAGCGAAATGAAAAAATATCCGCAGCTACTTGTCAATGTCAAAGTAGCGGATAAAGAGAAAGTCATGGAAAATGAAAAAGTAAAAGCGGTCATTCAAGAAGTAGAAGCAGAAATGAATGGAAATGGCCGCGTGCTTGTTCGCCCGTCGGGAACGGAGCCGGTTGTGCGTGTGATGGCGGAAGCGCCGACAGAGGAAGCTTGCCGAAATTATGTAGAACGGATCGCTTCCGTCATTCGTGAAGAAATGGGAATGGAATAA
- a CDS encoding CdaR family protein: MDKLMNNPWFIKVFSLLLAIMLYISVNIETKSGGIVRNAIGQEDTETLMNVPVVVYYDEENLIVSGVPKYVNVTLQGPASIVKPTALQRNFEIYMDLTDLPLGTYTVPIKYKDISDKLKVKIQPAAARITIQERVSKSFPVGVEFINKHKVPEGYSVNQPIVKPNSVTITGARELIDSISSVTAKVNLEGATDTLTQESKVNVYDHRGRKLNIHVHPSVVEVTVPINSPSKTVPLKINQTGTLPDGLSIVKIETVPNKVTIFGPKEKIDPIKFIDGITVNLDEITKDTTLEMDVPMPEGIKSVNPSKVKIHIDVQKEEAKTFKDVPIHVIGLGEQNTVEFIDPKKQAMDVRLYGTPDILNGVTENDVELYIDVSGLGVGEHEVKLEWNGPQNVKWELPKENVKVKISEKNQ; encoded by the coding sequence ATGGATAAGTTGATGAACAACCCTTGGTTTATTAAAGTATTTTCTTTACTGTTAGCCATCATGCTCTACATATCAGTCAATATCGAAACAAAATCCGGAGGGATCGTTCGCAATGCGATCGGACAAGAGGATACGGAAACGCTGATGAATGTCCCCGTCGTTGTTTACTATGACGAGGAAAATTTAATTGTTTCCGGCGTTCCGAAATACGTAAACGTGACGTTGCAAGGGCCGGCAAGCATCGTAAAACCGACCGCTTTACAGCGGAATTTCGAAATATATATGGACTTAACCGACCTGCCACTAGGTACCTATACCGTGCCGATCAAGTATAAAGATATATCTGACAAACTAAAGGTAAAAATTCAGCCAGCGGCAGCAAGGATAACGATTCAAGAAAGAGTATCAAAAAGTTTCCCTGTCGGGGTTGAATTTATCAATAAACATAAAGTGCCAGAAGGCTATTCAGTGAACCAGCCCATTGTAAAACCAAACTCGGTCACGATCACGGGCGCTAGAGAATTAATTGATAGCATCTCATCGGTAACAGCGAAAGTAAATTTGGAAGGCGCCACGGATACGTTGACACAAGAATCGAAAGTGAACGTTTATGATCATCGCGGCAGGAAGTTAAATATTCATGTGCACCCTTCGGTTGTCGAAGTAACGGTTCCGATTAACAGTCCAAGCAAAACCGTTCCGCTAAAAATCAACCAAACAGGAACGTTACCGGATGGATTAAGTATAGTAAAAATAGAAACAGTTCCAAATAAAGTGACCATCTTTGGTCCTAAAGAAAAAATAGACCCTATTAAATTTATCGATGGGATCACCGTTAATCTGGATGAAATTACGAAAGATACTACATTGGAAATGGATGTTCCGATGCCGGAAGGAATCAAAAGCGTTAATCCTTCTAAAGTAAAAATCCATATCGATGTGCAAAAAGAAGAAGCAAAAACATTCAAAGACGTGCCGATTCATGTCATAGGGTTAGGAGAACAAAATACAGTGGAGTTTATAGACCCAAAAAAGCAAGCGATGGATGTTCGGCTTTACGGAACACCTGACATCTTAAATGGGGTTACAGAAAATGATGTGGAATTATATATTGATGTTAGTGGCTTAGGCGTCGGGGAACATGAAGTAAAGCTAGAATGGAATGGGCCACAAAATGTAAAATGGGAACTGCCAAAAGAAAACGTAAAAGTGAAAATAAGCGAAAAAAATCAATGA
- the cdaA gene encoding diadenylate cyclase CdaA: MPFGELPVVDYLVKIVDILVVWYVIYKLIMMIRGTKAVQLLKGIILIILVRIVSNFFGLSTLQWLTGQAITWGFLAIIIIFQPEFRRALEQLGRGKLFARSSANEDEEQVKMVEAIIKATEYMAKRRIGALISVERETGMGDYIETGIILNARVSSELLINIFIPNTPLHDGAVIIQKNHVAAAACYLPLSESPFISKELGTRHRAALGISEVTDSVTVVVSEETGAVSITKNGELHRDLTPEQFRELLTKELVPAPKATSSSRWQWRGKRHG; encoded by the coding sequence ATGCCTTTCGGAGAGCTCCCAGTTGTAGATTATTTAGTGAAAATTGTCGATATTCTCGTTGTTTGGTACGTAATCTATAAATTGATTATGATGATTCGCGGGACGAAAGCAGTCCAGCTTTTAAAGGGAATTATTCTGATTATACTAGTGCGAATCGTTAGTAACTTTTTTGGCCTTAGCACATTGCAGTGGCTAACGGGCCAGGCCATTACATGGGGGTTTCTCGCTATTATTATTATTTTTCAGCCGGAATTCCGGCGTGCCCTTGAGCAGCTGGGGCGCGGAAAACTATTTGCAAGGAGCAGCGCAAACGAAGATGAAGAACAAGTGAAGATGGTTGAAGCGATTATTAAAGCTACGGAATATATGGCGAAACGGCGAATTGGTGCGTTAATTTCCGTAGAGCGGGAAACAGGAATGGGAGACTATATTGAAACTGGAATTATTTTGAATGCTCGTGTTTCGTCGGAACTATTAATTAATATTTTCATTCCGAATACCCCTCTGCACGATGGAGCTGTTATTATTCAAAAAAATCATGTTGCCGCTGCGGCCTGTTATTTGCCGCTTTCGGAAAGCCCATTTATTTCAAAAGAATTAGGGACCCGTCACCGCGCTGCACTGGGAATTAGTGAGGTGACCGATAGCGTAACGGTTGTTGTATCGGAAGAAACTGGTGCGGTATCGATCACAAAAAACGGGGAGTTACATCGAGATTTAACTCCGGAGCAGTTTCGGGAGTTGCTTACAAAAGAATTAGTGCCGGCACCAAAAGCGACTTCCTCATCCCGTTGGCAATGGAGGGGGAAGAGACATGGATAA